The DNA segment GCGCTCGCCGGTGATCGCGACCGGCTCGTCCGCGAGCGTCAGGCGCTCCGTAGCGATGTGGCGCGTTCGCCCTTGTGCGACGCGCCACGCGCCATGCGGCATCTCGAGCGGACGTACAGGGCCTTGTGGCGGCGCTGGTGCGCCGCCGCCTAGGCCCTATTGCTATTGTTTAAGTCGCGTCGCCTCATCCAGCATCTGATCCGCCGTGGTAATCACCCTGGCCGCGGCGTTATAGGCGCGCTGCACGATGATCATGTTGGTGAATTCCTGGGAAAGGTCGACGGTCGAGTTTTCCAAGGAGGAGGGCGAGATCGCGCCCGAGGCGCCGGTGTTGGCCGGCCGCAGGAACGGATTGCCCGACGCGCTGGTGGTGCTGTAGGCGTTGCCGTTGATGCGCTGCAGGCCGTCCGCGTTCTGATAGGTGGCGACCGCCAGCCGGTAGATCTTCTGCGACAAACCATTGGCGAAGGTGGCGGTGATGAAGCCGTTGTTGTCGACGCCGACGCCGGTCAAGGCCGCCGGCGGCACGCCATCCTGGGTGATGCTATTCACCGCATAGGGCGAACCGACTTGGGTCGTGCCGTTGCCCGTGCCGATGGTGCCGAAGTTGATGTTGATCGTCTGCGGCTGGGCGACGCCGGCGGGGAGGCCGATCACGGCCGAGAAGTTGATGCCGGAGACCGCAAGGATGCCGGAGGTCGCCGGCGTGGTGTTGCCGTTGACGTTGATCAGCTGGCCCTGGTTGTTGAAGTTGACGGTGAAGGCGGTGGCCGGCGTGGTGATGCTGGTCGGGTTGAAGGAGACGTTCACCGTCCATTGGTTCAAGGTGGCCGTAGCGTTCCAGGTCAAGACCATGGTCTCGGGATTGCCGAGCGCGTCGTAGGTGGTGATGTTGGTGGTCTGCGCCGCCGGCGTCGC comes from the Pseudomonadota bacterium genome and includes:
- a CDS encoding flagellar hook protein FlgE, whose amino-acid sequence is MSSIYGALFAGVSGLFANGNSMASISDNIANVNTVGYKGTQTRFSTLVTNGQSTTSYSPGGVQGNPFTQVDKQGLIQASTSPTDVAITGQGFFVVTTQPGGTQAANSNTLFTRAGNFTSDKNGNLFNAGGYFLQGYKLDPFGNVLTPAGVTTSQTDLFANLQTVNLTGQSSVARATANITAALNLPPTAVATPAAQTTNITTYDALGNPETMVLTWNATATLNQWTVNVSFNPTSITTPATAFTVNFNNQGQLINVNGNTTPATSGILAVSGINFSAVIGLPAGVAQPQTININFGTIGTGNGTTQVGSPYAVNSITQDGVPPAALTGVGVDNNGFITATFANGLSQKIYRLAVATYQNADGLQRINGNAYSTTSASGNPFLRPANTGASGAISPSSLENSTVDLSQEFTNMIIVQRAYNAAARVITTADQMLDEATRLKQ